A DNA window from uncultured Methanoregula sp. contains the following coding sequences:
- a CDS encoding DUF373 family protein, whose product MADARTLVLSVDRDDDIGWKAKVESPCIGRAACLNAANTLALADPEDSDVNAIFSAVKIYDELTAKGEDTAIAVIAGNHLHMIEGDRKIAASLEQVVAETKATNCILVTDGAEDEYVIPIIQSKIPVSSIKRVIVNQMPNLEGTYYILKKLLDDPKISRMVFIPIGLAMLLYASAYLLGWPGAATIIVVGVIGCYLLYKGFGFDEFFHGITDALRLSLSRGRFSFVTYTTTILLVIIGFTAGFINVLKYYSTDSSLGIVNYLMAFLYGSVEWLIVAGLVMSVGVIIDVFNNERENLGKVIVFPFFVTAIGLILYGASVFLLSANAPDFPLTGEIASRYILYSTLGGILAAIAGVLIQYFVNKKLAELRKQEIIEVIG is encoded by the coding sequence ATGGCAGATGCGCGGACTCTTGTCCTCAGTGTCGATCGGGACGATGATATCGGGTGGAAGGCGAAAGTCGAGAGCCCGTGCATTGGCCGGGCAGCCTGCCTCAATGCAGCAAATACTCTTGCCCTTGCTGACCCCGAGGACTCCGATGTCAACGCCATCTTTTCTGCAGTCAAGATTTACGATGAGCTGACGGCAAAAGGGGAAGATACGGCAATTGCGGTGATTGCCGGCAACCACCTGCATATGATCGAAGGCGATCGCAAGATTGCGGCATCCCTCGAACAGGTAGTTGCCGAGACAAAAGCCACGAACTGCATCCTTGTCACCGACGGGGCCGAAGATGAATACGTCATCCCCATCATCCAGTCAAAAATCCCGGTCTCCAGCATCAAGCGGGTTATCGTCAACCAGATGCCCAATCTCGAGGGGACCTATTACATCCTCAAGAAGCTCCTCGATGACCCGAAGATCTCCCGGATGGTATTCATACCAATCGGTCTTGCCATGCTGTTGTATGCAAGTGCATACCTGCTGGGTTGGCCGGGTGCAGCCACGATCATTGTCGTTGGCGTAATCGGCTGTTACCTCCTCTACAAAGGATTCGGGTTTGACGAGTTCTTCCATGGCATCACGGATGCCCTCAGGCTGTCCCTGTCCAGAGGAAGGTTCTCCTTTGTAACGTACACGACAACCATCCTGCTGGTCATCATCGGTTTCACCGCCGGGTTCATCAATGTCCTGAAGTATTATTCAACAGACAGCAGCCTGGGCATTGTCAATTACCTGATGGCATTTCTCTATGGCTCCGTTGAGTGGCTGATAGTTGCAGGTCTTGTCATGTCGGTGGGCGTCATTATCGACGTATTCAACAATGAGCGGGAGAACCTGGGAAAAGTCATCGTCTTTCCGTTCTTTGTAACAGCCATCGGGCTCATCCTGTACGGAGCGAGCGTCTTTCTCCTTTCGGCAAATGCACCCGACTTTCCCCTGACAGGAGAGATCGCGTCCCGGTATATCCTGTATTCGACGCTCGGGGGGATTCTGGCTGCAATTGCCGGGGTCCTCATCCAGTACTTTGTCAACAAGAAACTGGCGGAGCTGCGCAAACAGGAGATCATCGAAGTGATCGGATAA
- the albA gene encoding DNA-binding protein Alba: MQQQKENTVFVGNKPVMNYVLAVVTQFNNGAEVVAIKARGKAISRAVDTAEIALNRFLEGVSKKEIITSTEIIDTDTGKTNVSSIEIILTNVK, from the coding sequence ATGCAGCAGCAGAAAGAGAATACAGTATTCGTCGGCAACAAGCCGGTAATGAACTACGTACTTGCCGTAGTAACTCAGTTTAACAATGGTGCAGAAGTTGTGGCAATCAAGGCCCGGGGAAAAGCTATCTCCCGGGCAGTGGATACTGCGGAGATTGCTCTCAACCGGTTCCTGGAGGGAGTCTCAAAAAAAGAGATCATCACCTCCACCGAGATTATTGATACCGATACCGGCAAGACCAATGTTTCATCGATCGAGATCATCTTAACCAATGTAAAATAA
- the asd gene encoding aspartate-semialdehyde dehydrogenase: MINVGVLGATGAVGQRFVEQLANHPWFNLSTLAASERSAGKPYEKIVKWRLESPFPEKIGKLKVVPTSPKAMKDVDLVFSALPAEIATDVEKEFADAGIAVCSNASSYRMLPDVPLVVPEVNPEHLGLIDVQKDAGRDGFIVTNPNCSTIMMVTALAPLRSFKFSDVRVSTMQAISGAGFEGVAAMAIYDNVIPYIGKEEEKMETEALKIMGTLKGKKVVNAPFKVSASCHRVPVIDGHTMAVWVDIKEPVEKLKKAYRDYKPPIKGLPTQPAESVHFFDEENDRPQPRLDRMRGNGMTVSVGRLREGIRFVAMGHNTIRGAAGASVLNAELIVKKKYL, translated from the coding sequence ATGATCAATGTTGGAGTGCTTGGTGCAACAGGTGCGGTTGGTCAGCGATTCGTTGAACAGTTAGCAAATCATCCCTGGTTCAATCTATCGACACTTGCCGCTTCAGAACGCAGTGCGGGAAAGCCTTATGAAAAAATTGTCAAATGGCGTCTCGAGTCGCCGTTTCCGGAGAAGATCGGTAAACTCAAGGTTGTCCCCACGTCGCCAAAAGCGATGAAGGATGTCGATCTCGTCTTCTCGGCCCTTCCGGCGGAGATTGCAACCGATGTGGAAAAAGAATTTGCCGATGCCGGAATTGCTGTCTGCAGCAATGCGAGTTCATACCGTATGCTCCCGGATGTCCCGCTTGTTGTTCCCGAAGTGAACCCAGAACACCTGGGTCTCATCGATGTCCAGAAGGATGCAGGACGGGACGGGTTCATTGTGACCAACCCGAACTGCTCGACCATTATGATGGTCACTGCCCTTGCCCCTCTCCGGTCCTTCAAATTCTCCGATGTCCGGGTCTCCACCATGCAGGCAATTTCAGGAGCAGGTTTCGAGGGTGTTGCCGCTATGGCCATCTACGATAACGTCATTCCCTATATCGGCAAGGAAGAGGAGAAGATGGAGACCGAGGCCCTGAAGATCATGGGAACCCTCAAAGGCAAAAAAGTGGTCAATGCACCCTTCAAGGTGAGTGCAAGCTGCCACCGGGTCCCGGTTATCGACGGCCACACGATGGCAGTCTGGGTGGATATCAAGGAGCCGGTTGAGAAACTCAAAAAAGCCTACCGGGATTACAAACCCCCGATTAAAGGTCTCCCGACCCAGCCTGCGGAATCCGTCCATTTCTTCGATGAAGAGAATGACCGGCCCCAGCCCCGGCTCGACCGGATGCGGGGCAATGGTATGACGGTCTCGGTCGGCCGTCTCCGGGAGGGCATCCGGTTTGTGGCCATGGGCCATAATACCATCCGGGGTGCAGCCGGCGCGAGCGTCCTGAATGCAGAACTGATCGTCAAAAAGAAGTATCTCTGA
- a CDS encoding 4Fe-4S binding protein gives MVAIIDTNKCTGCETCVSECPASAIAMENDKAKVDKDMCVDCQTCVDVCPSEAIHME, from the coding sequence TTGGTAGCAATTATTGACACCAATAAATGTACCGGATGCGAAACCTGCGTGAGCGAATGCCCTGCTTCGGCAATAGCCATGGAGAACGACAAGGCAAAGGTTGACAAGGATATGTGCGTGGATTGCCAGACCTGTGTTGATGTCTGCCCGTCAGAAGCTATTCATATGGAATAA
- the dapB gene encoding 4-hydroxy-tetrahydrodipicolinate reductase — MIKVVVCGASGRMGQTLGRMVKESGDLELVGGINLKPSTFFGVEIVEAKDAEALLKRTKADVLIDFTVAAAVVGNVQLAARNNVALVVGTTGISPAQRAEMEKAINGHVPAVISTNFSVGVNIFWQMVREAGKLLKDYDIEVIEAHHRNKKDAPSGTAKTILQILDESAGTREKLYGREGMTERKNEIGVHVIRGGDIVGDHKVMFSKNYETIELSHRAYDRSVFASGALCAARWVVGKKPGIYGMNDVLNLKQ; from the coding sequence ATGATAAAAGTCGTTGTCTGTGGTGCATCCGGCCGCATGGGCCAGACGCTCGGGCGTATGGTAAAAGAGTCCGGCGACCTTGAGCTGGTTGGCGGGATCAACCTCAAGCCCAGCACGTTTTTCGGTGTCGAGATAGTCGAGGCCAAAGATGCCGAGGCTCTCCTGAAGCGGACGAAGGCCGATGTGCTCATCGATTTCACGGTAGCAGCTGCCGTTGTCGGGAATGTCCAGCTGGCAGCCCGGAACAATGTGGCCCTCGTTGTCGGCACAACCGGCATCTCACCGGCCCAGCGGGCCGAGATGGAGAAGGCGATCAACGGCCATGTTCCTGCAGTCATATCAACCAACTTCTCGGTCGGGGTCAACATCTTCTGGCAGATGGTACGGGAGGCAGGAAAACTTCTCAAGGATTACGACATCGAGGTTATCGAGGCTCACCACCGCAACAAGAAGGATGCCCCGAGCGGGACGGCAAAGACCATCCTCCAGATCCTGGATGAATCCGCCGGCACCCGCGAGAAGCTGTATGGCCGCGAAGGGATGACCGAACGCAAAAACGAGATCGGCGTCCACGTCATCCGGGGCGGGGACATCGTGGGCGACCACAAGGTGATGTTCTCGAAGAACTATGAGACAATCGAGCTCTCCCACCGGGCCTATGACCGCTCGGTCTTTGCCAGCGGAGCGCTCTGTGCAGCCCGGTGGGTTGTCGGCAAGAAACCCGGCATTTATGGCATGAACGATGTTCTCAATCTGAAACAATAA
- the dapA gene encoding 4-hydroxy-tetrahydrodipicolinate synthase, whose protein sequence is MFEGVLPAIITPFQRNSAMSLDVQGLSRNIEFLLSCGIHGIVPCGSTGESATLSFEEHEKVVALTVDKVNGKIPVLAGTGSNNTAEAIRLTKAAKDIGADGVLVISPYYNKPNRSGLIKHYTKLADLDIPVVMYNVPGRTGQNLEPDLVAELACHPNIVGVKEASGNIGQISRIIEETQDEDFLVISGDDNITLPILALGGAGVISVAANVDPKGMVAMYEAMKEGNYQKALVKHYALSPLFRSMFIDTNPIPVKKAVELIGLAGGPVRLPLDELDGKKTEQLKSVLAGLSVKGAAKRPAPVKKTAPAKTDSKKPAAKKARR, encoded by the coding sequence ATGTTTGAAGGTGTCCTTCCAGCAATCATTACCCCTTTTCAAAGAAACTCCGCGATGAGCCTGGATGTCCAGGGTCTCAGTCGCAATATCGAGTTTCTGCTGTCCTGTGGTATCCATGGGATTGTGCCCTGCGGTTCGACCGGTGAATCAGCGACCCTCTCGTTTGAAGAGCATGAGAAAGTCGTTGCCCTGACCGTGGATAAGGTAAATGGCAAGATCCCGGTTCTTGCCGGCACAGGCTCCAACAATACTGCTGAAGCGATCCGGCTCACTAAGGCTGCGAAGGACATCGGTGCGGACGGGGTGCTTGTCATCAGTCCGTACTACAACAAGCCCAACCGGTCCGGTCTCATCAAGCATTACACGAAACTGGCGGATCTCGACATTCCCGTTGTCATGTACAATGTACCGGGCAGGACCGGCCAGAATCTCGAGCCGGATCTGGTGGCCGAACTTGCATGCCACCCGAACATTGTCGGTGTCAAGGAAGCCAGCGGCAACATCGGCCAGATCTCGCGGATCATCGAGGAGACCCAGGATGAGGATTTTCTCGTCATCTCCGGCGACGATAATATCACCCTGCCGATCCTTGCACTTGGTGGGGCAGGTGTAATTTCCGTTGCAGCCAACGTGGATCCCAAAGGGATGGTTGCGATGTACGAGGCCATGAAAGAGGGCAATTACCAGAAGGCGCTGGTCAAGCATTATGCGCTTTCACCTCTCTTCCGCTCGATGTTCATCGATACGAATCCAATCCCGGTGAAAAAGGCGGTCGAACTCATCGGTCTTGCAGGAGGCCCGGTCCGGCTCCCTCTCGATGAGCTTGACGGGAAGAAGACCGAGCAGCTGAAATCAGTTCTTGCAGGCCTTTCTGTCAAAGGAGCTGCAAAACGCCCGGCACCGGTAAAGAAAACCGCCCCCGCAAAGACTGACTCAAAGAAACCTGCTGCAAAAAAGGCCCGGCGGTGA
- a CDS encoding 30S ribosomal protein S17e, with translation MGIKPSYIKTLGTELVNKQREHFSNNFEENKQQLGKSAVIGSKRVRNRVAGYITRKINTKRRS, from the coding sequence ATGGGAATCAAGCCGTCTTATATCAAAACTCTTGGCACAGAACTGGTGAACAAACAGCGGGAACACTTCTCGAACAACTTTGAAGAGAACAAGCAGCAGCTCGGCAAGTCCGCAGTTATCGGAAGCAAACGTGTCCGCAATCGTGTCGCCGGATACATTACAAGAAAAATAAATACCAAAAGACGCTCATAA